A single Rhopalosiphum padi isolate XX-2018 chromosome 4, ASM2088224v1, whole genome shotgun sequence DNA region contains:
- the LOC132928513 gene encoding cuticle protein 19-like — MKIVLQLILSFAILWTKTLSQNYYVPIEENELAYEFHYNINDLLSGVVTHRWESKYGDYVRGSYSFLEPNGMIRNVNYEVDGKRGYRAVTKFLKPPQMPKFNTLQPSEVPTK, encoded by the exons ATGAAGATCGTCCTACAG cttatttTATCGTTTGCCATACTATGGACAAAAACACTTTCTCAAAATTACTACGTCCCAATTGAAGAAAACGAg TTAGCTTATGaatttcattacaatattaatgacTTACTCTCAGGTGTTGTAACACATCGATGGGAATCGAAGTATGGCGATTACGTAAGAGGGTCGTATAGTTTTCTAGAGCCTAATGGTATGATCAGAAATGTGAACTATGAAGTCGACGGAAAGCGTGGTTACAGAGCAGTAACAAAATTTTTGAAACCACcacaaa tgcctAAATTCAATACATTACAACCTTCCGAAGTACCAACTAAGTAA
- the LOC132930214 gene encoding TBC1 domain family member 19 isoform X2: protein MEELKDKSLHLTAEKLAEELQKMDIYNEFYEDLQMLAASQDVSIDDFKKTLLQAVNIGSMETNLRNAVFHWLRSHGNNKQIVVRDEMTSRESLDYLRKAQITWERRIQKSLESMCEEIGINLSCLRPSADRDEMLQRWNELSTYHTSLERLRPVYAPKDFLEVLFSLHNPNYRMISDDMVWDFSYLPLKVKTLPELKHHYRDLATADLLLGLTCSQCLATLSCGSTSQGEQERIALGQKVLQHQHAPVCQEFLKLGAPRSLRGRLWAQILGSNSKTSEQHYLELKQRVLYYDMLIDKLITKDVQLTACNDDQYFVFEDVLHQIMLCFTRDTDVLSVFNNSTSHPILTSLKGKPPMEAIYPPNGIIPFHGFTMYAAPICYLFNDPVPLYYTFRAFYLRYWFRLHVISSHPQSILGLCILFQRLLQRHETKIWSHFMSHNIHPIRVVFKWLMKGFSGHLLPEQLLNLWDMVIAYDSLEVLPLLAVAILSFRKDNLLQVNTLQNVDVIKNVIDQ from the exons atggAAGAACTAAAAGACAAAAGTTTACATTTAACCGCTGAAAAACTAGCTGAAGAACTTCAAAAAATGGATAtctataatgaattttatgaagACCTACAG ATGCTAGCTGCTTCCCAAGACGTATCCATAGATGACTTTAAAAAGACTCTGCTGCAAGCAGTGAACATTGGGAGCATGGAAACTAATCTGAGAAACGCGGTATTCCATTGGTTGAGAAGTCAcggaaataataaacaaattgtgGTTAGGGACGAAATGACGAGTAGAGAGTCGTTAGATTATTTAAGAAAAGCTCAA ATCACGTGGGAAAGAAGGATACAGAAATCATTGGAATCAATGTGTGAAGAAATAGGTATAAATCTATCTTGTCTTAGGCCCAGTGCTGATCGAGATGAAATGTTACAAAGATGGAATGAACTCAGTACATACCATACCA GTTTAGAAAGACTGAGACCGGTGTATGCGCCAAAAGATTTTTTAGAAGTGTTATTTTCATTGCATAATCCAAATTACCGAATGATATC tgatGACATGGTATGGGATTTTTCGTACTTGCCGCTGAAAGTTAAGACACTACCAGAACTc AAACACCATTACAGGGATTTGGCCACTGCAGATTTGCTGTTGGGTTTAACGTGCAGTCAATGTCTAGCGACGTTGTCGTGCGGGTCGACGTCACAGGGAGAACAAGAACGAATCGCTCTGGGACAAAaag TTTTACAACATCAGCATGCACCTGTGTGTCAAGAGTTTCTAAAATTGGGTGCACCGCGCAGTCTCCGCGGTAGGCTCTGGGCACAGATTCTAGGGTCCAATTCAAAAACGTCG gaACAACATTATTTGGAATTGAAACAACGCGTATTGTACTACGATATGCTGATCGACAAATTGATCACAAAAGACGTTCAACTAACAGCGTGCAACGACGACCAATACTTCGTGTTCGAAGACGTCCTACATCAG ATAATGCTGTGTTTTACTCGCGACACTGATGTATTGTCAGTGTTCAACAACTCGACCAGCCATCCAATCCTTACGTCGTTAAAGGGTAAACCACCTATGGAGGCAATATATCCTCCCAACGGCATTATACCTTTTCACGGATTCACAATGTATG CTGCTCCCATTTGCTATTTGTTCAACGACCCCGTACCATTGTACTACACGTTCAGAGCGTTCTATCTACGTTACTGGTTCAGATTGCATGTAATAAGCTCACACCCGCAAAGCATACTTGGGCTATGTATTTTGTTCCAGCGGCTTTTACAGAGACACGAGACAAAGATTTGGTCGCATTTTATGAGCCACAACATTCATcc TATCAGAGTGGTATTCAAATGGCTTATGAAAGGATTCAGTGGACATTTACTTCCAGAACAGTTACTTAACCTGTGGGACATGGTCATAGCTTATGACTCTCTGGAAGTATTGCCACTTTTGGCAGTTGCGATTTTAAGTTTCAGAAAAGACAATCTGCTTCAAGTAAACACGTTACAAAATGTAGAT GTAATAAAGAATGTGATTGATcaataa
- the LOC132930214 gene encoding TBC1 domain family member 19 isoform X1, which translates to MEELKDKSLHLTAEKLAEELQKMDIYNEFYEDLQMLAASQDVSIDDFKKTLLQAVNIGSMETNLRNAVFHWLRSHGNNKQIVVRDEMTSRESLDYLRKAQITWERRIQKSLESMCEEIGINLSCLRPSADRDEMLQRWNELSTYHTSLERLRPVYAPKDFLEVLFSLHNPNYRMISDDMVWDFSYLPLKVKTLPELKHHYRDLATADLLLGLTCSQCLATLSCGSTSQGEQERIALGQKVLQHQHAPVCQEFLKLGAPRSLRGRLWAQILGSNSKTSEQHYLELKQRVLYYDMLIDKLITKDVQLTACNDDQYFVFEDVLHQIMLCFTRDTDVLSVFNNSTSHPILTSLKGKPPMEAIYPPNGIIPFHGFTMYAAPICYLFNDPVPLYYTFRAFYLRYWFRLHVISSHPQSILGLCILFQRLLQRHETKIWSHFMSHNIHPIRVVFKWLMKGFSGHLLPEQLLNLWDMVIAYDSLEVLPLLAVAILSFRKDNLLQVNTLQNVDSVLVDLSSLNIMSLLQLALKGPIKM; encoded by the exons atggAAGAACTAAAAGACAAAAGTTTACATTTAACCGCTGAAAAACTAGCTGAAGAACTTCAAAAAATGGATAtctataatgaattttatgaagACCTACAG ATGCTAGCTGCTTCCCAAGACGTATCCATAGATGACTTTAAAAAGACTCTGCTGCAAGCAGTGAACATTGGGAGCATGGAAACTAATCTGAGAAACGCGGTATTCCATTGGTTGAGAAGTCAcggaaataataaacaaattgtgGTTAGGGACGAAATGACGAGTAGAGAGTCGTTAGATTATTTAAGAAAAGCTCAA ATCACGTGGGAAAGAAGGATACAGAAATCATTGGAATCAATGTGTGAAGAAATAGGTATAAATCTATCTTGTCTTAGGCCCAGTGCTGATCGAGATGAAATGTTACAAAGATGGAATGAACTCAGTACATACCATACCA GTTTAGAAAGACTGAGACCGGTGTATGCGCCAAAAGATTTTTTAGAAGTGTTATTTTCATTGCATAATCCAAATTACCGAATGATATC tgatGACATGGTATGGGATTTTTCGTACTTGCCGCTGAAAGTTAAGACACTACCAGAACTc AAACACCATTACAGGGATTTGGCCACTGCAGATTTGCTGTTGGGTTTAACGTGCAGTCAATGTCTAGCGACGTTGTCGTGCGGGTCGACGTCACAGGGAGAACAAGAACGAATCGCTCTGGGACAAAaag TTTTACAACATCAGCATGCACCTGTGTGTCAAGAGTTTCTAAAATTGGGTGCACCGCGCAGTCTCCGCGGTAGGCTCTGGGCACAGATTCTAGGGTCCAATTCAAAAACGTCG gaACAACATTATTTGGAATTGAAACAACGCGTATTGTACTACGATATGCTGATCGACAAATTGATCACAAAAGACGTTCAACTAACAGCGTGCAACGACGACCAATACTTCGTGTTCGAAGACGTCCTACATCAG ATAATGCTGTGTTTTACTCGCGACACTGATGTATTGTCAGTGTTCAACAACTCGACCAGCCATCCAATCCTTACGTCGTTAAAGGGTAAACCACCTATGGAGGCAATATATCCTCCCAACGGCATTATACCTTTTCACGGATTCACAATGTATG CTGCTCCCATTTGCTATTTGTTCAACGACCCCGTACCATTGTACTACACGTTCAGAGCGTTCTATCTACGTTACTGGTTCAGATTGCATGTAATAAGCTCACACCCGCAAAGCATACTTGGGCTATGTATTTTGTTCCAGCGGCTTTTACAGAGACACGAGACAAAGATTTGGTCGCATTTTATGAGCCACAACATTCATcc TATCAGAGTGGTATTCAAATGGCTTATGAAAGGATTCAGTGGACATTTACTTCCAGAACAGTTACTTAACCTGTGGGACATGGTCATAGCTTATGACTCTCTGGAAGTATTGCCACTTTTGGCAGTTGCGATTTTAAGTTTCAGAAAAGACAATCTGCTTCAAGTAAACACGTTACAAAATGTAGAT tctgtTCTAGTAGATTTATCATCGTTAAACATTATGTCTTTGCTACAGTTAGCGCTAAAAGGAcccattaaaatgtaa
- the LOC132930213 gene encoding organic cation transporter protein-like → MVDKLDKYIDSYSKEWYQAFLLLLMAGTPGIFNAIQISSYVFLVDKPSYWCDIPVLKAAGWNDLMVLNVSTPRQNYSSDKIEECTYYDRNYSIFAENGYNWSMSNLETATSKSCQYYRYSNTESVIPEWDLVCDNVAKKSNIQAAMAFGKFVGGLLFGSISDIYGRKFAFNLAALIYMFSGPSAALVDSYVLFLIARFLIGVAGSGIYESSYTILTELTSGKTRTLLCLLMNMSYPIGYVLLSIIAYYVRPWRMLLLVLSLPMFGLLIQCWFLPESPKWLMSQGRKRQAWEVMTKLVPSAVHADIDNDNQDMVEIRKSKKSQGKWQEFLSTFTTLFSTWDLSAKTSISFSCGFVCGLSYYVIALNGDNITADRYIYVALNGVVEGLAYLSTIPLLLYIGRKIAVSGLFFASGILQLALLTIPQESANLLLFVALLGKFCVSAVFSVSLLYISELYPTTIRNTGLGTSLTISQIGSVIAPYVVELLGAKAWYIPSTVCGILGIFVSTLVLMLPETKGTVLPDTLEDMKLTRSVKVTNCCKF, encoded by the exons ATGGTTGACAAATTGGACAAATACATTGATAGTTACTCCAAAGAATGGTACCAGGCGTTCCTGCTGTTGCTGATGGCCGGTACACCAGGCATATTTAATGCTATACAGATTTCATCGTATGTGTTCCTAGTTGACAAGCCTTCGTACTGGTGTGATATACCAGTTTTGAAAGCGGCAGGGTGGAATGACCTAATGGTCTTAAATGTTTCTACACC acgtCAAAATTATTCATCAGACAAAATTGAAGAATGTACTTATTACGACcgaaattattcaatatttgctGAAAATGGATACAATTGGTCAATGAGTAATTTAGAAACAGCCACTTCTAAATCTTGTCAGTATTATAGATATAGTAATACAGAGTCTGTTATACCTGaa tgGGATTTAGTTTGTGATAATGTAGCGAAGAAGTCAAATATTCAAGCAGCTATGGCTTTTGGAAAGTTTGTTGGTGGACTACTATTTGGTTCAATTTCTGATATTTATGGCAGGAAGTTTGCTTTCAATTTGGCAGCTTTAATTTACATGTTTTCGGGACCATCTGCTGCCCTGGTTGattcatatgtattatttttaattgcgaGATTCTTGATAGGTGTTGCTGGATCTGGAATTTATGAATCATCGTAtacaatac TGACTGAGCTGACAAGTGGTAAAACTCGTACATTGCTTTGTCTATTAATGAATATGTCTTATCCAATTGGTTATGTTTTGTTATCAATTATTGCTTATTATGTACGGCCCTGGAGAATGTTGCTTTTAGTTTTGTCTTTGCCCATGTTTGGATTGTTGATACAATGTTG gttTCTACCAGAATCTCCAAAATGGTTGATGTCTCAAGGTAGAAAAAGACAGGCTTGGGAAGTGATGACTAAGCTTGTCCCTTCTGCTGTTCATGCCGACATAGATAATGATAACCAGGATATGGTTGAAATCAGAAAG TCAAAAAAGAGTCAAGGGAAATGGCAGGAGTTTTTGTCTACTTTTACTACATTGTTTTCTACTTGGGATTTATCTGCCAAGACAAGTATTTCTTTTTCTTGTGGATTTGTTTGTGGCTTATCATATTACGTTATTG cattaaatgGCGATAACATTACTGCTGATCGTTACATATATGTTGCGTTGAATGGCGTTGTTGAAGGCTTAGCATACTTATCAACTATtccattattactttatattggACGTAAAATAGCAGTTTCTGGTTTATTTTTTGCATCCGGAATTTTACAGCTTGCATTATTGACAATACCacaag aaagtgcaaatttattattatttgttgcttTGCTTGGAAAATTTTGTGTGAGTGCAGTATTTTCAGTTAGTTTGCTTTATATATCAGAATTATATCCAACTACAATAAGAAATACTGGGCTTGGAACATCATTGACTATTTCTCAAATAGGATCTGTTATTGCACCATACGTAGTTGAATTATTG ggAGCTAAAGCTTGGTACATTCCAAGTACAGTATGTGGAATATTAGGCATTTTTGTTTCAACTTTGGTTCTTATGTTGCCTGAAACCAAGGGAACAGTATTACCAGATACTCTAGAAGATATGAAACTTACTAGATCTGTTAAAGTTACTAATTGTTGTAAGTTTTAG